Proteins encoded within one genomic window of Spiroplasma endosymbiont of Agriotes lineatus:
- a CDS encoding IS3 family transposase (programmed frameshift) — protein MGNKTSYSEEFKKQIVMLYKNGKSVINLGKEYNLPKPTIYSWVKNYNNSGSFKAKDNRTLEENEIITLRKELKDLKMENDILKQTGTDNGQKITIINSNKKKYSIRKMCKLLNISKSNYYYQINKYTRKIVNNYNQEIISAFNESRQVYGARKIKVVLAHKSINLSRHKIRNIMKNNNLISKYTKTRLKCKNIQVNNDPVNNIVNRDFNNRKINETIVSDFNLYKVGFKWFYVCLLIDLYKREIVGYSSGPNKNTELVYQAIMRITRSLSKIEIFHTDWGNEFKNNIIDQLLSTFKIQRSLSAKGCPYDNTVAETTYKVFKTEFINGRKFNDLAQLELELFDYINWYNNLRIHGSLNYLSPVTFRKQMSI, from the exons ATGGGAAATAAAACCTCATACTCTGAAGAATTTAAAAAACAAATTGTCATGCTATACAAAAATGGCAAAAGTGTTATTAATTTAGGGAAAGAATATAATTTACCAAAACCAACTATTTATAGTTGAGTTAAAAATTATAATAATTCTGGTTCATTTAAAGCAAAAGACAATCGCACACTAGAAGAAAATGAAATAATAACTTTACGAAAAGAACTTAAAGACTTAAAAATGGAAAATGACATTTTAAAGCAAACCG GCACTGATAATGGCCAAAAAATAACAATAATTAATAGCAATAAGAAAAAATATTCGATAAGAAAAATGTGTAAATTATTAAATATTTCAAAATCCAATTACTATTATCAAATTAATAAATACACAAGGAAAATAGTGAATAATTATAATCAAGAAATTATCAGTGCATTTAACGAAAGCCGCCAAGTCTATGGAGCTCGAAAAATCAAAGTAGTATTAGCTCATAAAAGTATTAATCTATCTAGACACAAAATTAGAAACATTATGAAAAACAATAATTTGATATCAAAGTACACAAAAACAAGACTTAAATGCAAAAATATTCAAGTAAATAATGATCCAGTAAATAACATTGTAAACCGAGACTTTAATAATAGAAAAATAAATGAAACTATCGTTAGTGACTTTAACTTATATAAAGTGGGTTTTAAATGATTTTATGTGTGTCTCCTAATTGATTTGTATAAGCGCGAGATTGTTGGTTATAGTTCCGGACCAAATAAAAATACGGAGTTGGTTTATCAAGCTATTATGCGAATTACTAGATCATTATCAAAAATTGAAATATTTCATACCGACTGAGGTAATGAGTTTAAAAATAATATAATTGATCAATTATTATCTACATTTAAAATTCAAAGATCATTGAGTGCGAAGGGTTGTCCATATGATAATACAGTTGCTGAAACAACTTATAAAGTTTTTAAAACAGAATTTATTAATGGTAGAAAATTCAATGATCTTGCACAATTAGAACTTGAATTATTTGATTACATTAATTGATACAATAATCTTAGAATACATGGCAGTTTAAATTATTTATCTCCAGTTACTTTTAGAAAACAAATGTCTATATAA
- the pgsA gene encoding CDP-diacylglycerol--glycerol-3-phosphate 3-phosphatidyltransferase, with protein MNLPNKITLVRIVLVPIILILMLLEAPFANYNFVSASINNNNNVKINILWIIAGLLFIIACFSDWLDGYLARKNKQVTNFGKIADPIADKMLTSSVLIIMTIPQIIPVWVTLILISRDIFLDGIRIFLATKKIVIAANYYGKLKTLMQMAGLTLLFFVNHIWFGWNSDWGSWRYHIILMPIYLSLLLSVWSAITYILRIKQSNQK; from the coding sequence ATGAATTTACCAAATAAAATAACATTAGTACGAATTGTTTTAGTACCGATAATTTTAATTTTAATGTTGTTAGAAGCACCATTTGCTAACTATAATTTTGTTAGCGCAAGTATTAATAATAATAATAATGTTAAAATTAATATTCTTTGAATTATTGCAGGGCTACTTTTTATTATTGCTTGTTTTAGTGATTGATTAGATGGTTATCTTGCTAGGAAAAATAAGCAAGTAACAAACTTTGGTAAGATTGCTGATCCGATTGCTGATAAGATGTTAACTAGTAGTGTTTTAATTATTATGACAATTCCGCAAATTATTCCGGTTTGAGTAACATTAATTTTAATTTCCCGAGATATTTTTCTTGATGGGATAAGAATATTTTTAGCAACTAAAAAAATTGTTATTGCTGCTAATTATTATGGTAAGTTAAAAACCTTAATGCAAATGGCAGGGTTAACATTATTATTTTTTGTTAATCATATTTGATTTGGATGAAATAGTGATTGAGGTTCATGACGGTATCATATTATTTTAATGCCAATATATTTATCATTATTGCTTTCAGTTTGGAGTGCAATTACTTATATTCTTAGAATTAAACAAAGCAATCAAAAATAA
- a CDS encoding recombinase RecA, whose amino-acid sequence MGAQARLMSKALRKLNSYIAKTNCLVFFIIINQIREKMGIIFSNPEINPGGIALRFYSSVRVELRRSEQILLNNQLVGYKTKVKIFKNKVAASFQMTVLNIYFDHGICKSEELISLCLNGNILQKNGSWYSCYGEQKLGLGRDKVREFYWSRLVFLGIFKKRKNNHLL is encoded by the coding sequence TTGGGTGCTCAAGCGCGATTAATGTCAAAGGCATTACGCAAGTTAAATTCATATATTGCTAAAACTAACTGTTTAGTTTTTTTTATTATTATTAATCAAATTAGAGAAAAAATGGGAATTATTTTTAGTAATCCAGAAATAAACCCAGGAGGTATAGCATTAAGATTTTATTCATCAGTACGAGTTGAATTAAGAAGAAGTGAACAAATTCTACTTAATAATCAATTGGTTGGTTATAAAACTAAAGTTAAAATTTTTAAAAATAAAGTTGCTGCTTCTTTTCAAATGACGGTTTTAAATATTTACTTTGATCACGGAATATGCAAGTCAGAAGAATTGATTTCATTGTGTTTAAATGGTAATATTTTGCAAAAAAATGGTTCTTGATATAGTTGTTATGGTGAGCAAAAACTTGGTTTAGGTCGTGATAAGGTTAGAGAATTTTATTGGTCGCGTTTAGTTTTCTTAGGTATTTTTAAAAAAAGAAAAAATAATCATTTACTATAA
- a CDS encoding IS3 family transposase — protein sequence MAKTNYKTFKTEFIKGKKFENLTQLKCELFDFVN from the coding sequence GTGGCCAAAACAAATTATAAAACTTTTAAAACAGAATTTATTAAGGGTAAAAAATTTGAAAATTTAACACAATTAAAATGCGAACTATTTGATTTTGTTAATTAA
- the nusG gene encoding transcription termination/antitermination protein NusG, with protein sequence MIKKYIKQEKDSSDLLGKWYIINCYSGHEEKVKEDLLQRVETLNMKNFIFDVRIVKQQEMSKKTKSMIGKNPYPGYLFVNMYMTDDAWFIVRNTPGVTGFIGSSGNWSKPFPLSRTEVRDMLRRSEEKSNISSKKVQQVFIADFKEGNLVKILSGAFENKEGEVIGMDYGKGVATINIEIFGGRCVPVEAEFSYCEKVN encoded by the coding sequence ATGATAAAAAAATATATTAAACAAGAAAAGGATTCTAGTGATTTATTAGGTAAGTGATATATAATTAATTGCTATAGTGGTCATGAAGAAAAAGTTAAAGAAGATTTATTACAACGAGTTGAAACTTTAAATATGAAAAATTTTATTTTTGATGTTCGAATTGTAAAACAGCAAGAAATGTCAAAAAAAACAAAATCAATGATTGGAAAAAATCCATATCCAGGTTATTTATTTGTTAATATGTATATGACTGATGATGCTTGATTTATTGTTAGAAATACCCCTGGTGTTACTGGGTTTATTGGGTCTAGTGGAAATTGATCAAAACCGTTTCCATTATCGCGTACTGAAGTTAGAGATATGTTAAGACGCAGTGAAGAAAAAAGTAATATTAGTAGTAAAAAAGTTCAACAAGTATTTATTGCTGACTTTAAAGAAGGAAACCTTGTTAAAATATTATCAGGAGCTTTTGAAAATAAAGAAGGTGAAGTTATTGGCATGGATTATGGTAAAGGGGTAGCGACAATTAATATTGAGATTTTTGGGGGGAGATGTGTTCCTGTGGAAGCTGAATTTAGTTATTGTGAGAAAGTTAATTAA
- the rpmG gene encoding 50S ribosomal protein L33: MQQKIILVCDQCLSRNYNIFTNGSNQTVRLSLKKFCKYCNQHTVHKETR; encoded by the coding sequence ATGCAACAAAAAATTATTTTAGTTTGCGATCAATGTCTGTCAAGAAACTATAATATTTTTACTAATGGTTCTAATCAAACTGTTAGATTATCTTTAAAAAAGTTTTGTAAATACTGTAATCAACATACAGTTCATAAGGAAACAAGATAA
- a CDS encoding integrase core domain-containing protein has protein sequence MSGEFVGITIKRLCTDNAPEFTTTNWSNKKAYKVKERYFPTFFSKNGIVHETTPIRSPQSNGKIERFHQHYTKLFYSKDKKLNQNELQHYLNKYYYFYNFERPHSSLNNKVPFQKL, from the coding sequence ATTTCAGGTGAATTTGTTGGCATAACCATTAAACGCCTTTGCACTGATAATGCCCCAGAATTTACTACTACTAATTGAAGTAATAAAAAAGCATACAAAGTAAAAGAAAGGTATTTTCCGACCTTTTTTTCAAAAAACGGAATTGTTCACGAAACTACACCAATTCGCTCGCCACAGAGTAATGGCAAAATTGAGCGATTTCATCAGCATTATACCAAATTATTTTATTCTAAGGATAAGAAATTAAATCAAAATGAACTTCAACATTATTTAAACAAATATTATTACTTTTATAATTTTGAACGCCCCCATTCATCTTTAAATAATAAAGTGCCTTTTCAAAAATTATAA
- a CDS encoding Pr6Pr family membrane protein, protein MKNFFKRFFSKSKILFFTSVANALVLLKDWKFVYKLMTFLILFSFFLAGIVYGVFIEYWYINPKNSQLDMPRLYNFNVLVSFWSVQTNILDCLYFFYALLYHNKTETNKFTNLTTQTSITIYITVTMLLFWLLVFYGVGIGLSYEFASNADRVIGITMHAVTPLLTLIYLLLSLGKNQILYKKYFTRQIFWMLGYPIGYLIFINLRAKLLYDDGIGIFLFPYGFVDFYHLTFPLPIVWNNILLIGLGISLLVGINVILIVINNVIYKKTKHISKN, encoded by the coding sequence ATGAAGAATTTTTTTAAACGATTTTTTAGTAAAAGTAAAATATTGTTTTTTACTAGTGTTGCTAATGCCTTAGTTTTGCTAAAGGATTGAAAATTTGTTTATAAGTTAATGACATTTTTAATTTTGTTTAGTTTCTTTTTAGCTGGTATAGTTTATGGGGTATTTATTGAATATTGATATATTAATCCTAAAAATTCACAGCTTGATATGCCCCGGTTATATAATTTTAATGTTTTAGTTAGTTTTTGGTCGGTGCAAACTAATATATTAGATTGTTTATATTTCTTTTATGCGTTACTTTATCATAATAAAACGGAAACTAATAAGTTTACTAATTTGACAACACAAACTAGTATTACAATATATATTACGGTAACAATGCTTTTATTTTGGTTGTTAGTATTTTATGGTGTGGGAATAGGGCTATCGTATGAATTTGCTTCCAATGCTGATCGGGTTATTGGCATTACAATGCACGCGGTGACCCCCCTATTAACATTAATTTACTTATTATTATCGTTAGGGAAAAATCAGATTTTATATAAAAAATATTTTACTCGCCAAATATTTTGAATGTTGGGATATCCGATTGGTTATCTAATATTTATTAATTTAAGGGCTAAGTTATTATATGATGATGGTATTGGTATTTTTTTATTTCCTTATGGGTTTGTCGATTTTTATCATCTGACATTTCCTTTGCCAATAGTTTGAAATAATATTTTGTTAATAGGATTGGGAATATCATTGTTAGTAGGTATAAATGTTATTTTGATTGTTATTAATAATGTAATTTATAAGAAGACAAAACATATAAGTAAAAATTAA
- a CDS encoding uracil-DNA glycosylase, translated as MFQNIHPSWKDFIISQTTQPYFIELINKVSLAYKNNHCYPQPQDILRLLKIVSFDDIKVVILGQDPYYQPNQANGLAFGVNQSVKLPPSLKNIFVELENDLGIIVQNGDLTKWARSGVFLLNTVLTVQKDQPFSHANFNWQEFTDNLIKYIDNYHNNVIFILWGKKAQAKINLINDQKHLILMGAHPSPLGAHYGFFNQKYFSKINEYLIKHNKKPIDWQL; from the coding sequence ATGTTTCAGAATATCCATCCTAGTTGGAAAGATTTTATTATTAGTCAAACTACCCAACCTTATTTTATTGAATTAATTAACAAAGTATCATTAGCATATAAAAATAATCACTGTTATCCGCAACCGCAAGATATTTTACGATTGTTAAAAATTGTTAGTTTTGATGATATTAAAGTAGTTATTTTAGGACAAGATCCGTATTATCAGCCAAACCAAGCTAATGGTTTGGCTTTTGGTGTTAATCAGAGTGTTAAGTTGCCACCAAGTTTAAAAAATATTTTTGTAGAATTGGAAAATGATTTAGGAATTATTGTTCAAAACGGTGATTTAACTAAATGAGCTAGAAGTGGTGTTTTTCTTTTAAATACTGTTTTAACGGTACAAAAAGACCAACCATTTTCACATGCTAATTTTAATTGGCAAGAATTTACTGATAATCTAATAAAATATATTGACAATTATCATAATAATGTTATTTTTATTTTATGAGGTAAGAAAGCACAAGCAAAGATTAATTTAATTAATGACCAAAAGCATCTTATTCTTATGGGAGCACACCCCTCACCGTTGGGAGCACATTATGGGTTTTTTAATCAGAAGTATTTTAGTAAGATTAATGAATACTTGATAAAGCATAATAAGAAGCCGATTGATTGGCAGTTATAG
- a CDS encoding UPF0236 family transposase-like protein, with protein sequence MLKVGKRINTMDYHDLLIKELQKHYVNINYDKIIVCGDGDTWIREIANSFGNVRYILDGYHAIKKLKQTTFNIIFENCKVTLNIWIKLYKDGNHQELIKNIRNVIKNELNKDIKTNLRKASNYFSNNKQGIHHQNLEWNIGCSIESDVSHLVKQQLGYRAKIYHHKNLNNPLHLRMANLNKLNVLHYINENINSEIEIRKEIYKNSLWNKYNKKNDDWIGYNKLDHNYIDFEIIKKEGI encoded by the coding sequence ATGTTAAAAGTTGGTAAACGAATAAATACGATGGATTATCATGATTTATTAATTAAAGAATTGCAAAAACATTATGTAAATATTAATTATGACAAAATAATTGTTTGTGGTGATGGTGATACTTGAATTAGAGAAATTGCCAATAGTTTTGGTAATGTTAGATATATTTTAGATGGTTATCACGCTATTAAAAAATTAAAACAAACCACATTTAATATTATTTTTGAAAATTGCAAAGTAACATTAAATATTTGAATTAAATTATATAAAGATGGAAATCATCAAGAATTAATCAAAAACATTCGTAATGTTATTAAAAATGAATTAAACAAAGATATTAAAACAAATTTAAGGAAGGCTAGTAATTATTTCAGTAATAATAAGCAAGGTATTCATCATCAAAATTTAGAATGAAATATCGGTTGTAGCATTGAAAGTGATGTATCGCATTTAGTAAAACAACAATTAGGATATAGAGCAAAAATATATCATCATAAGAATTTGAATAACCCATTACATTTAAGAATGGCAAATTTAAACAAATTAAATGTATTACATTACATTAATGAAAATATTAATTCAGAAATAGAAATCAGAAAAGAAATATATAAAAATTCATTATGAAATAAATATAATAAGAAAAATGATGATTGGATAGGCTACAATAAGTTGGACCATAATTATATAGACTTCGAAATTATTAAGAAAGAAGGAATATAA
- a CDS encoding UPF0236 family transposase-like protein, translating into MYTNKCEQLANEYEKLDEYLYKYHYRLKQGYKVVHFALRTIITIFGDVTFKRRRYKYWNQKSDKFEYVCLLDKEIGLLPKQRIYFDVQFKVLSLLGDGKRCRDVLDALNHCYISKGSISNILNKYDIAEYFQLAEKETKTRIDVKNKDLYIQLDETFLAILDHKVKQDQRIV; encoded by the coding sequence ATGTACACCAACAAATGCGAACAGCTAGCTAATGAATATGAAAAATTAGATGAATACTTATATAAATATCATTATCGGTTAAAACAAGGTTATAAAGTAGTTCATTTTGCTTTAAGAACAATTATTACAATTTTTGGTGATGTTACTTTTAAACGACGTCGATATAAATATTGAAATCAAAAATCAGATAAATTTGAATATGTATGTTTATTAGATAAAGAAATTGGTTTATTGCCAAAACAACGCATTTATTTTGATGTCCAATTTAAAGTTTTAAGTCTTCTAGGTGATGGTAAAAGGTGTCGCGATGTTTTAGATGCTTTAAATCATTGTTATATTTCAAAAGGTAGTATTTCAAATATTTTAAATAAATACGATATTGCTGAATATTTTCAACTAGCAGAAAAAGAAACTAAAACTAGAATTGATGTCAAAAATAAGGATTTGTATATTCAACTAGATGAGACATTTTTAGCGATATTAGACCATAAAGTTAAACAAGACCAAAGAATCGTTTAG